Part of the Triticum urartu cultivar G1812 chromosome 2, Tu2.1, whole genome shotgun sequence genome, CTAAAAATACCAAGCTCTCTAAAAATTAGAATCTCAATTGGACAAGGGGGTTCCGGTTGTAAGAGGATGTTCGCTGTTTTCAGCCACTTAGATCCAGCATATGTAGTGTACATGGTGTGCATGTAGATTTTTCTAGGTCATGTGTCACATGTGACACGTGTGGCATTGAATGACAACGAATATCATATAAGTAAGAACACAACACCCACATCCATTCACCGCTCCTGCACTCATAGGTAAACCCGATGTCCGATCAAAAGTCAATAACAAAACTAGCCACAACAATTAATGAACACAAAAACAAAGAGTGCAACGCTGGCATCGACCATCAGATGATTGAAAATACACAATGGACACGACAACAAAAATTGGCGCAGCAAAGTGCCCGTCAGCTTTAGTGGATTGATTTTTTTTTAGAAAATCTCGCCACTTTATTGATTCAAGAGAATGTTCATAGGTACACGATTTGGGTCGTGGGGTTATGTCTACCCAAGCCTAAGTTACAGGCGAACTTGGCAAGATTATGAGCCTTAAAATTAAAGTTTCTACGCTCATGACTAAAACGACAAGAAGTAAAACTAGCACTACGCTCCACTATTTCATGTATGATAGCTCCATGAGGCCCTCCTGTCCCGTTCGATATGTCCTTCAGCACACCTTGACAGTCTGATGCCACCATAATGTGTTGAAGAGCAAGATCATCACCAAGTGACAGCGCTTCTCTACAAGCATAAGATTCCAAGATAAGAGGGTCAGTGATTTCCCGGTAAACAACCGCCGAAGATCCCAGAAAAAGGCCATCGGAGTCCCTGCAAACTGCTGCAACAGCTCCCTCATGTCTGAACTTTGCCACTGCACCATCAGCATTGATCTTGGAGAAACCCGCTGCCGGAGCCAACCACCTTTGAATTTCAGCTTGGGGTGTCAAAGTAACAGGCGGTCGGTGCCCGTCAGCTTTAGTGGATTGATAGAGTTACTGAGTTAGAGATCCTAAAGCCCATTCCACCTTCTCGCTACCAAAGCAAAAATTAggcacctcctcctcgctcgtaGATGGACGTGTACACGACAGTCCACGTGTTTTGGAGCTCCAACTGATTTTCCATGGGAGACGGCAGTTAGAATTGGAATCTCTTTTCTCTTTTCAACTGAAGCTCGACTCTGACTCTCGAGTCGCGACATTGAACACCAATCCACGACCCTTATGGCCCACACGTAATCGAGCCAGACCCTCGCCCTAAAAAAAGCTCCAAAGAAAGGAATACTCGAGAGCCGCAATGCACGTCGACAAGACGACCACCtattggaattttgctagtaggtctttggcccaaagcctaactaaaattctgaaattctcttggcccagtCATGCACACATGTAAGTGGAGTGAGTGAGATTAAAGTTTAGTCCCATCCCGAAatttgagagagagttgcacctctttataagatgagctcttctaccacttgtatgagcatgagaagaggagacctacacgcgcgctcctcctcctcgctcgtcTCGTCGCGCCGCGAGAttgagccgaggacagagctatgcacgacGTCGCACGTTAAATAGTAAATGTTGGTACAAAGTATAGATAGTGTTTACATAAAATTTATTTTAAGCGTCAAACTCAAGCATTGGCTTCTTGCTTGCCATTGTGGGTCCACATGCGCTCCACAAGATCATCTTTCGGGTTTTCAACTTGTTCTGCAGGTGCTTAGAAATCATGGGTTTGGGTTACACCATTACCCTCATTCTCGACAATCATATTGTGCAGAATAATATAACATGTCATTAGCTGCCACAAAGTTTCTGGTTACCACATCGCTGCACTCTGCACAATTCCCCAACGAGGTTGAAGCACACCAAATGTCCTCTCCACATCCTTCCTAGCCTCTTCCTGCATTGTTGCAAAGTGGCTCTATTTCTTGCCACGCGGCTCGGATATGGTCTTCACAAACGCCGCCCACTGAGGATAGATACCATCGGCAAGATAGTATCGTCCCATGTTGTAGTCTCGGCCGTTGACGGTGTAATTGCATGGCAGTGATTCCCCATTGCAAAGCCTCCTGAGTCCTGAACACCGAAGATCATTGAAGCACGTTCATGTCGTTGTGAGAACCCGACATTccaaagaaagcatgccaaatccATAAGTCATGTGATGTCACCGCTTCTAGTATGATGgttgcctctttggtgtgacctTGATACATTCTCCGCAAATCTTTGGAGCAGTTCTTCCATTGTCAATGCATGCAATCAATTGATCCGAGCATTTCTGGAAACCCCCTTTCCTGTCCAATAGCCAACAACTTCTCCGTGTCCTGCACATTTGGTTCTCCGAGATACTTAGGTCCAAACACCTCCACCACGACACGGCCAAACTTGACAGTAATCTTCAAGCAGGTGCTCTCCCCCATCCTGACCATCTCACCAACGACATCCGCAGCAGTACCAAGTGCAATCATCCTCAGAGCAGCCGTGCACTTCTGCTCGAGAGAGAAAGAGAGTTGTCCGCAGCAATGTCTTGTGAGGGTGAAGTGGTCGTCGTGTGCCTCCACTCCCTTCACAATGCGCAAGAACAATGGTTCCCGCAAACGAAAACGGCAACGAAACTATGGATCATCCGGGAAAGCAGGCTTGGGAGTAAAGTAGTCTTTGTACAATAGCTTTGCTCCGGACACCCTATCCCGGTTGATCACTCTTCTTCCTTTGATTGAGCCCTTGAAGTTGAGAATATGCTCCACTTGGCGGTCCATTTACTCTTGCATGCTCATGAGCATAATCGTGTCCACGTCTTCGCCCGAATCCGAGGAATCGAAGAACTCGTCTGGAATGATTTGGTCAAGCTCCATCGGTCCATACTCCTCGTCGGACGAAGCATCGGAACCCATCGTTTTCCCTAACAAAATTACAAAAAATCCGGTCAGACAACGTGTCGAACACATCAAGTGCAATGCGGAGCCAGAGAGTTGCCGAACGTACCACAGTGACGTCCGGGCCGGAGACGACATCCCCCAGGCGAGGACGGGAGAGAGGACTGCTCTGCCGGAACTGCCGGCGCAGAGGCCACGAACGGCTGCGCACTCTAATGATGTCAGCAACGTTCGAGGATCGTTTTGGTCTAAAAAAACGTGACTGGACAGTGACCGGACGGCCCACCCGGACGTATGAGATCGGTTTGAGACGCCCGGCTGTAAATGCTCTAATGATGTGCtcaagaaaagaaagaaaaaaatcgCCACCGTGAACTTCTAGGAACAGCTGCGTGCACTCAGCACTCTGGAGGCGACTGGCCTTGAGGGTTGAGACAGAGAGAGGGAAAGAGAAGAAAAGGTCGGTTGAAGGGACATCCGCTTTTCAACCGAGAGCTGCGGCAACGGAAGGAGCCCGTACAGGTACAGTGGATGTCTTTTGCACGGAAGAATGCCGTTACGAGGGTGCGCCGCGGAATCCGCGAACGCATTCCGCGTGCCAACAATCCAGCCGGAGCAAGGAGGGCATGAGATGTACGGTATGTACGTACGTCTTCCCCGCCCCTTCTACAGGATACGTAGCACGTACTACTCCCTCTCTGTTTCTAAATCCAAgtctttttaaagatttcaaCAAAGACTACACACGGATGCGTATAAACATATTATAGAGTATAGATTCATGAAGCCAAGAGGAAATACTCCGTTACATGAAATACTCCGGGCACCACACGTCCTCTCTTGTTAGGTACAGTTTCATGAAGCCAGGAGGAAATGAACACGCCAAAATGGCTATCCACCACATTTCCGCCCCATAGCCTTATGTCGCTACAGCACAGAGCACAAGATAACCACAAGAACAGAAGAACTTGTGACCATGTACACGAGCCAACAAAAAATATTAGGATATCTAAACTCGCAAGGCCCGTGAATCACAGGAGCTTCAAGTCTCAGTCCGTGCGCCACTAATCCAGACACAAGGTACCGCTGGTTGCTTTACGCAGTTCAGTAGTCCGTTCGTCGACAAGTTCAGATGAAGAGACGTTGTGCATGGCTGAAAGTTCTGTGGACGCCGTCGATGTGCGCTGCGCGTGCTAGTAAGTACAGTAGCTCCTAGGAGTTGTGGGGTAAAATCTGATGAGCATGAGACCCTGCATGCATGCTGCCCCAAGAAGTGCAAACTGCATTCATTACACTAACATGCTTGCGCGACGACATGTCAGAGCATAACAGAAATGTGCTGGCTATGTTTGGAAGGACGCACGGTGCTATCAAGATGACAAACACATCAGCTGAGAAAGCACAAATGGACTGTTTGTAAGTACAGAAAGCTATGATGTACTCCTTCTCGAGAACCCACCGCGAATGATCAAACTCTGTTTTGCTTCAAGAAATGGCTTTCGGCTCTCAAAGGGTCAGAATGCTGAAGATCCGAGCAATGCAACAGAGGGTGTGCTGGAGACATTCAGGACAACTCTTCGAGAGTCATAAGTTCCATCTTCGAAATTCAATCCTGTAGTGTTAGCAGTTCAATGGCAATATAGTTTGCAGGATATTTCAGCATAAGCAAATCAGGTAACAGCAAACATTGGTGGCAGATACACCATCTGGGATCCATCACAGGTGCAACAAACTAATAAGGCATAAGTGCCTGCCACTGAGACAACAAAATTGGTGTTCTCTTAGCAGACCCTGCCATTGAGACAAGGGAGATGTCATGGAACTTAAGCATAAACCAAGTAGGTGTCTGGTGTCAAAGGAGATTGCGCTACTATCTGTTACTCTATAGTCCATAGCTTTAATCCAGAACTGTTGGTTATATTTTAAATCCAAGTCATCCATCACTCACATTGGTCCATTTAGGCAGGCCTCCTTACTTTAGAGAATATTTCGAAGGTAGAGTATAAGTGCAATATTAACCCTGGTGAAAATGCAAAATATAAAGGTTTAGTATTATAATACCACTTCTCTGTAAATTATACACACGTACAACAGAATCTGAAGATATGATGCCACATTAGTGACATTTTAGGAGAAACAATCAATCCTAACAAATCCTATACCACAATAACAACCAGATACACTAACAGACATGCAATTTTTATCATGCTCGTCCCTCagttttacatttttctcgaagcggcGAGCTTACTAGAAAAACGGATTTAATGCTACTGACCTGCTTCATACACAATAATCGGTACCATAAAGTAAAAATGTCTAAACTTATCATATTTTAGCAAACCAAGAACATCACACCAATATATACAGAAACACAGATCCTCAAAAGAATAAGGCTGATATGAATATTCCATAATACAAGATCATGTATTCTTTGGATACTTGCAATCTTGTAGGTAGTTGTAGCTCTAGTTTCTGAGAGAATAACTACACCAGTGCATTCATAAAATATGGTAAGGGGGCAGAAGGCATGACCTACATTTCTCAACTTCCTATGGGTGAATAACATCAAAGATGCCAAATTCAAAGGGTGTGAGCTTTCCGTCTTTCTCGTTTCTGTCTCCTGATAATAACAGAAACAATAATAACCATATGATAGTCCTTCGCATTGACCTTTAGTATGGGCGCATTCTGTTATTTTCTATCCCATCATTTTTGTGTGACAACCAAATTATGGTTTCATGACTTGCCGCTATAATATTCTTGGCATAGCACAGAAACAAGGCTTCATGAGTCTTTGAGTTGCAGCTTCATGAACAAAGCCTCGCTCATTCAATCATCAGGCAGCTGTACCAAAAAGATAGGTACGTTCTCTTCTAGTGCTTATTGCTACTGCTCGCTAGATGTAATTCCTGATTAACAGTTGCTTCTTTAAGTCTTAGTTGGTGAGATTGAACATCAAAAGATTCAGCCACCATGGATTTCATGTGCTTCATTTTACTGATCATCTTGCACTTACTGAGTTGTATTACCATTACAAATTATTCCGTGCTACTAAACATTTTGCTGATTGGCTACTGAGCATGTGGTAGTTGAAGCACATTGTATCAAACATCAAATATGAATAGGATTAGGGAACAGAAAAAGATGGTAAAGGGTTTGTTAGGTCTGGAACAAGCATAGTTGCTTCATGTCTTATTAATCATCCTATATGGGACTTCTCTACACGGAAGAACAGACAGCCACATTGCATAGCTTAAAACTCCACGGCTCTACCTCTTTTGCAACAACCAAAACAGCCAGGCCAACTGCAATTTCCACATCCGATCGAATTCTATCTGCTGCTGCTGCATTCCTGTTGAGTCATTTTTTCCCCTTAGTAAGTGCACTGCAAGTAATTACCATTATATTTCAGCTCAAGATCAGTCCATATCTAAGATGCTACTGAATTTGTTATTCGATTTCCTCTTGCATTTGATTCTGTGTCAAAATCCTGTTCTTCAATGCATTTCTTTCTGTGCTCATCCGTTTTCATGTTGTGTTGATTCTAGATTTGGATTGAAGGTGCCAGGCACTGTTTCGTCAAAATGATTGTTGGAGGTGACTATTTTGAAGGTTCCCATGATCACAATCTCATGACAGGATCTTTGACCCATGATTCTTCTCTGGCTCCTAAATGCAACGACAACACAAATATTGAGCTACAGAGATTCAAGGTGCAGTCGTTTTCTGCAGATATCCTTTCTGATTCGACCAATCTTTCTTCTGAAGCTGCAAGAGCAATCAACCACCTTCAGCATCAACTAGGAATTGGTTTGGAGCAGGATATGCGACCAGTGGAAACTGCAACCTGGGATACTTCTATCTGCACCATTCAAGACCAAATAATCAACCATCAGCTTAGCGAAGATCCACAAAACATATTGGTGCAACAACAGATTCAACAGTATGATCCTGCGCTTTATCCAAACAGTGGTTACACACCAGCACCTGATCTCTTAAACCTTCTCCACTGCACTGTGGCTCCAGTGTTCCCTGCAACAGCATCAGTCTTTGGTGATACAGCACTAAGTGGTGGTACTAACTATTTGGATCTTAATGGTGAGTTTACAGGAGTGGCAGCAATTCCTGACAGTGGATTAATGTACACTAGTGATCCGGCATTGCAGTTAGGGTACCATGCTGCCCAGTCTCACGCACTAAAGGATATCTGCCATTCACTGCCGCAAAATTATGGGCTGTTCCCCAGTGAGGATGAAAGAGATGCCATGCTTGGGGTTGGAAGTGTCGGAGGAGATCTTTTTCAGGATATGGATGACAGGCAATTTGATACTGTACTGGAGGGCAGAAGAGGGAAGGGTGAGTTCGGAAAGGGAAAAGGAAAAGCTAACTTtgcgacagagagagagaggagggaacAGCTAAATGTGAAGTATAAGACTTTAAGAATGCTCTTCCCCAATCCTACCAAGGTTTGTCTTGTTCATCATTTTGCACGTTTAGGAGATTTGATGATTATCAGATGTCCAGAATAGTCAACTATAGAAGTTAATCACTAGGGTTTGTTCAATGACGCTACATGTACAGAATACTTCATTAATAGAAGCTAACAATTAAAATTTCAGGCCACTTTCCAGTTTTCATTGGTTTTGTGAAGATAATTGAATTTCTGAATAACTTCATCCATTTACTCTCAGTGTGTTAAGACGCTTAGAAGTGGCAACACCAAAGTACTATGCATTCCGAAAAACCAGTGCTTTATAAAACATCAACAAAAACCCATTCGCAAAACTGTCATCTGTCTGATGTAGATTCAAAGAAACATGTGTTAGATAATATGCTTCTGCTGAACTTTCTGTCGAATAGTTCTCAAGCTCTGTTGCTACATTATATTCAGGTTGATACTGATATCCTATGGAACATGATTGCTATGAACTAGTTGCTCGTTGTGCTCTTTGCAGATACTTACCCCATTATCTTGATCGAGTGTGTTTGTACCTTCTAGTTAATTATGAAAGAAAATGAAAGCAATCAAATTCCATATGTATATTGATTTTTTTCATAAGTATTATTGTCCTCATTGCACTACTCTCCAGGACCTCTATAGTGATCTAACCTTAACCGATTAGACAACACTTCCTGATTTACTCAATGAAAACGTAAACAATGTGACAGAATCATAAAAATCTAGGTTGCACCTTTAGGGGCTACTGCTCATATATGTTTGATATGGCACTAATGTGTTAC contains:
- the LOC125539608 gene encoding transcription factor EAT1-like, coding for MIVGGDYFEGSHDHNLMTGSLTHDSSLAPKCNDNTNIELQRFKVQSFSADILSDSTNLSSEAARAINHLQHQLGIGLEQDMRPVETATWDTSICTIQDQIINHQLSEDPQNILVQQQIQQYDPALYPNSGYTPAPDLLNLLHCTVAPVFPATASVFGDTALSGGTNYLDLNGEFTGVAAIPDSGLMYTSDPALQLGYHAAQSHALKDICHSLPQNYGLFPSEDERDAMLGVGSVGGDLFQDMDDRQFDTVLEGRRGKGEFGKGKGKANFATERERREQLNVKYKTLRMLFPNPTKNDRASVVGDAIEYIDELNRTVKELKILVEQKWHGTNRRKIRKLDEEAAADGESSSMRPIRDEQDNQLDGAIRSSWVQRRSRECHVDVRIVENEINIKLTEKKKTNSSLLHVAKVLDEFHLEIIHVVGGIIGDHYIFMFNTKVSEGSSIYACAVAKRILQAVDAQHQALDIFN